One Oryza glaberrima chromosome 11, OglaRS2, whole genome shotgun sequence genomic region harbors:
- the LOC127755006 gene encoding uncharacterized protein LOC127755006, protein MDAGGESESESDRRREKRAELEVSINRNLAVQVYIRMAFTFMAYLAFTWSTVVLLGGYVSSLQRKDFACLTAITVVEATSIFNELQSQDMLTVSIWNIRNMVLVTASDLLTLPLSPSYIHVGEGAIAHAFTAVLANPVLLIFNILLLFNLYGPIVCIGLSSWRLRHRDYQGHRDKSSSTSIFIGEASSLANLTPGLDFFYVLVLCQCVLYCFLIWLVMCEITLSVSFSEQCMFPEEWHVKSVRKYLQFTRKKCARDPAPLAEKRTFLSYAAGLLESESQEECLWGARMLDRLMKDGEDASSIILRSKTKIQSLVDKLGSTQTGSESESDGNNNNIEMRVLATRIVAHLAGGIQLKHFPGAIQSVSSLLETTVQVQPLWNNNLRDDDQLLPSERRDREWARRKAEKEKKKRRERKKPETIGDPGDGMRQNDNDGREREEEVSCNELILQGLRILEGLACDPHNCTDICAAPGLLEKITMPLYSATLIQDVDKSEPWADIANSSLKVVHHLITHAAPGTRLRHEISSNKQAVTNLQSILNLGGEEQQVQTMEIFTQLVLDSSLDITEETKENLIRKQLQSFLPADGGEDEVQVPPPPPAATNPIKATAGETLSTLSSKSEVISMFIVRECTDIVDRLVGMLDAKYNTRHRTISAEILENLCTHCKEHIDQTFLQKVLDEIQKTHGTEASARATSARGANEENREIRSQVDDEEMQRGQQAHGKASKQKGQRAHDMASDQENEDEEADMKELQEALLSLTLVMHDKLIELERTSGDGGAFVELLKSIIDENCQHQATPVSLRIVKLCGQIVEPIMRRNRCTSDQKKEFMKSLTKATKTMANLESCVLFTRTDRGMEKTARPLLSDIEKRLKELVS, encoded by the exons atggacgccggcggcgagtccgAGTCGGAGTCCGACCGACGACGGGAGAAGCGCGCCGAGCTGGAAGTGAGTATCAATCGTAACCTCGCCGTGCAGGTGTACATCAGAATGGCATTCACGTTCATGGCGTACCTTGCATTCACGTGGTCGACGGTAGTCCTCCTGGGTGGCTACGTCAGCTCGCTGCAAAGGAAGGATTTCGCGTGCTTGACAGCAATTACTGTTGTAGAGGCAACCAG CATCTTCAACGAGTTGCAGTCGCAAGACATGCTGACAGTCAGTATCTGGAACATAAGAAATATGGTACTGGTTACGGCCTCCGACTTGTTGACGTTGCCATTGTCGCCCTCATACATTCATGTTGGGGAGGGGGCGATTGCTCATGCATTTACTGCAGTACTAGCGAACCCGGTCCTTCTGATATTCAATATCCTGCTCTTATTCAACCTTTATGGTCCTATCGTGTGCATCGGCCTCTCGTCATGGCGCCTGAGGCACCGTGATTACCAGGGCCATAGGGACAAATCCTCATCCACATCCATTTTTATTGGAGAAGCGAGCAGCTTAGCGAACCTGACACCAGGGCTGGACTTCTTCTACGTCCTGGTTCTGTGCCAGTGTGTGCTCTACTGTTTCTTGATATGGCTTGTCATGTGCGAGATTACCCTCTCCGTTAGTTTCTCCGAGCAATGCATGTTCCCAGAAGAGTGGCACGTGAAGTCAGTTAGAAAATACCTTCAGTTCACCCGGAAGAAATGTGCAAGGGACCCTGCTCCGCTTGCTGAGAAAAGGACTTTTCTCAGCTACGCAGCAGGGCTGCTGGAGTCTGAGTCGCAGGAAGAATGCCTATGGGGAGCAAGGATGCTAGACAGGCTCATGAAGGATGGGGAAGATGCGAGTAGCATTATTCTTCGCTCCAAGACCAAGATACAGAGTCTTGTCGATAAGCTAGGGAGCACACAAACAGGATCAGAGTCAGAATCAGatggcaacaacaacaacatagaGATGAGAGTGCTCGCCACGAGGATTGTGGCGCATCTCGCCGGCGGCATCCAGCTCAAGCACTTCCCTGGAGCAATTCAGTCCGTGTCATCATTGCTCGAAACAACAGTCCAGGTCCAGCCACTCTGGAACAATAATCTGCGTGATGATGATCAGCTCTTACCATCTGAAAGAAGAGATCGGGAATGGGCTCGTAGAAAAgcagaaaaggagaagaagaagcggcgtgAGAGGAAGAAGCCAGAAACCATTGGTGATCCAGGTGATGGCATGAGGCAGAACGACAACGATGGCAGGGAACGGGAAGAAGAAGTAAGCTGCAACGAGCTGATCCTGCAGGGCCTCAGGATTCTCGAGGGGCTCGCCTGCGACCCACACAACTGCACGGACATCTGTGCCGCTCCGGGCCTCCTCGAAAAGATCACCATGCCGCTCTACTCCGCCACGCTCATCCAAGACGTCGACAAGAGCGAGCCGTGGGCTGACATAGCAAACAGCTCGCTCAAGGTGGTGCACCACCTCATAACCCATGCCGCTCCTGGCACAAGGCTGCGCCACGAGATCTCCTCCAATAAACAGGCGGTCACCAACCTGCAAAGCATTCTTAATCTGGGAGGAGAAGAGCAGCAGGTGCAAACCATGGAGATCTTCACTCAGCTTGTTCTGGATTCTTCTCTCGACATCACCGAGGAAACCAAAGAAAATCTCATTAGGAAGCAACTGCAGAGCTTCCTCCCCGCTGATGGAGGGGAAGATGAAGTACAAgtaccaccacctcctcctgctgcaACTAATCCCATCAAAGCTACAGCTGGGGAAACACTGTCAACCCTATCATCAAAGAGTGAAGTTATCTCTATGTTCATCGTGAGGGAGTGTACTGACATCGTTGATCGTCTCGTTGGAATGCTTGATGCGAAGTACAACACCAGACACAGGACAATATCAGCCGAGATCTTGGAGAATCTTTGCACCCACTGTAAGGAACACATCGATCAAACTTTCCTCCAAAAG GTCCTCGATGAAATACAGAAAACACATGGAACAGAAGCATCTGCAAGAGCAACTTCTGCACGGGGAGCCAATGAAGAGAACCGGGAAATTCGTTCGCAGGTAGACGATGAAGAGATGCAACGTGGCCAGCAGGCGCATGGAAAGGCATCAAAGCAGAAAGGCCAGAGGGCCCATGACATGGCATCCGATCAAGAAAACGAGGATGAAGAAGCCGACATGAAGGAACTGCAAGAAGCGTTGCTATCCCTGACCTTGGTGATGCATGACAAACTGATCGAACTAGAGAGAACGTCTGGTGATGGAGGTGCGTTTGTGGAGTTGCTCAAGTCTATCATAGACGAGAACTGTCAACATCAGGCGACGCCTGTCTCTCTGAGGATCGTCAAGCTCTGCGGCCAGATTGTTGAACCAATTATGCGCCGCAACCGCTGCACCAGTGATCAGAAGAAGGAATTCATGAAGTCACTGACCAAGGCCACAAAAACCATGGCTAACCTTGAAAGCTGCGTGCTTTTCACTAGAACCGACCGTGGAATGGAGAAGACCGCCAGGCCTCTCCTCTCTGATATTGAGAAACGACTGAAAGAGTTGGTTTCCTAG